A DNA window from Mastomys coucha isolate ucsf_1 unplaced genomic scaffold, UCSF_Mcou_1 pScaffold21, whole genome shotgun sequence contains the following coding sequences:
- the LOC116100436 gene encoding cytochrome c oxidase subunit 7A1, mitochondrial, with the protein MRALRVSQALVRSFSSSTRSHLENRVAEKQKLFQANNDLPVHLKGGGVDNILYRLTMTLTLGGTAYCLYCLGWASFPHKK; encoded by the exons ATGAGGGCCTTACGG GTCTCCCAGGCTCTGGTCCGGTCCTTTAGCTCATCTACTAGAAGCCACTTAGAAAACCGTGTGGCAGAGAAGCAGAAGCTCTTCCAG GCCAACAATGACCTCCCAGTACACTTGAAAGGCGGGGGAGTGGACAACATCCTGTACAGACTGACCATGACGCTGACGCTGGGGG GCACTGCCTACTGCTTATACTGCTTGGGCTGGGCCTCCTTCCCCCACAAGAAGTGA
- the Capns1 gene encoding calpain small subunit 1 isoform X2, protein MEGKKGSLLDVDDWSSEAAAQYNPEPPPPRSHYSNIEANESEEVRQFRKLFVQLAGDDMEVSATELMNILNKVVTRHPDLKTDGFGIDTCRSMVAVMDSDTTGKLGFEEFKYLWNNIKKWQAIYKRFDVDRSGTIGSHELPGAFEAAGFHLNEHLYSMIIRRYADESGNMDFDNFISCLVRLDAMFRAFKSLDKNGTGQIQVNIQEWLQLTMYS, encoded by the exons atggaaggaaagaaggggtcGCTCCTTGATGTTGATGATTGGTCCAG CGAAGCTGCTGCGCAGTACAACCCGGAGCCCCCG CCCCCGCGGAGCCATTACTCTAATATTGAGGCCAATGAGAGTGAGGAGGTCCGTCAGTTCCGGAAACTCTTTGTCCAGCTGGCTGGAGAT GACATGGAGGTCAGCGCCACAGAACTCATGAATATCCTCAACAAAGTCGTGACCCGAC ACCCGGATCTGAAAACTGATGGTTTTGGCATTGACACTTGTCGGAGCATGGTGGCTGTTATGGAT AGTGACACCACAGGAAAGCTGGGCTTTGAGGAGTTCAAGTACCTCTGGAACAACATTAAAAAGTGGCAG GCTATATACAAACGCTTTGATGTTGACCGATCAGGGACCATTGGTAGCCATGAACTCCCAGGAGCCTTTGAGGCAGCAG gattccaCCTGAATGAGCATCTCTACAGCATGATCATCCGGCGTTACGCAGATGAGAGCGGGAACATGGATTTCGATAACTTCATCAGCTGCTTGGTCCGGCTGGATGCCATGTTCC gcGCTTTCAAATCTCTTGACAAAAATGGCACCGGACAGATCCAAGTGAACATCCAGGAG TGGTTGCAGCTGACTATGTATTCCTGA
- the Capns1 gene encoding calpain small subunit 1 isoform X1, translated as MFLVNSFLKGGGGGGGGGGLGGGLGNVLGGLISGAAGGGGGGGGGGGMGLGGGGGGGGTAMRILGGVISAISEAAAQYNPEPPPPRSHYSNIEANESEEVRQFRKLFVQLAGDDMEVSATELMNILNKVVTRHPDLKTDGFGIDTCRSMVAVMDSDTTGKLGFEEFKYLWNNIKKWQAIYKRFDVDRSGTIGSHELPGAFEAAGFHLNEHLYSMIIRRYADESGNMDFDNFISCLVRLDAMFRAFKSLDKNGTGQIQVNIQEWLQLTMYS; from the exons ATGTTCTTGGTGAATTCGTTCCTGAAGGGCGGCGGTGGCGGTGGGGGAGGCGGAGGTCTGGGCGGGGGCCTGGGGAATGTGCTCGGAGGCCTGATCAGCGGCGCtgctggcggcggcggcggcggtggcggcggtggaggcatgggactgggaggaggtggtggaggcgGTGGAACGGCCATGCGCATCCTGGGCGGAGTCATTAGCGCCATCAG CGAAGCTGCTGCGCAGTACAACCCGGAGCCCCCG CCCCCGCGGAGCCATTACTCTAATATTGAGGCCAATGAGAGTGAGGAGGTCCGTCAGTTCCGGAAACTCTTTGTCCAGCTGGCTGGAGAT GACATGGAGGTCAGCGCCACAGAACTCATGAATATCCTCAACAAAGTCGTGACCCGAC ACCCGGATCTGAAAACTGATGGTTTTGGCATTGACACTTGTCGGAGCATGGTGGCTGTTATGGAT AGTGACACCACAGGAAAGCTGGGCTTTGAGGAGTTCAAGTACCTCTGGAACAACATTAAAAAGTGGCAG GCTATATACAAACGCTTTGATGTTGACCGATCAGGGACCATTGGTAGCCATGAACTCCCAGGAGCCTTTGAGGCAGCAG gattccaCCTGAATGAGCATCTCTACAGCATGATCATCCGGCGTTACGCAGATGAGAGCGGGAACATGGATTTCGATAACTTCATCAGCTGCTTGGTCCGGCTGGATGCCATGTTCC gcGCTTTCAAATCTCTTGACAAAAATGGCACCGGACAGATCCAAGTGAACATCCAGGAG TGGTTGCAGCTGACTATGTATTCCTGA
- the Capns1 gene encoding calpain small subunit 1 isoform X3: MEVSATELMNILNKVVTRHPDLKTDGFGIDTCRSMVAVMDSDTTGKLGFEEFKYLWNNIKKWQAIYKRFDVDRSGTIGSHELPGAFEAAGFHLNEHLYSMIIRRYADESGNMDFDNFISCLVRLDAMFRAFKSLDKNGTGQIQVNIQEWLQLTMYS; encoded by the exons ATGGAGGTCAGCGCCACAGAACTCATGAATATCCTCAACAAAGTCGTGACCCGAC ACCCGGATCTGAAAACTGATGGTTTTGGCATTGACACTTGTCGGAGCATGGTGGCTGTTATGGAT AGTGACACCACAGGAAAGCTGGGCTTTGAGGAGTTCAAGTACCTCTGGAACAACATTAAAAAGTGGCAG GCTATATACAAACGCTTTGATGTTGACCGATCAGGGACCATTGGTAGCCATGAACTCCCAGGAGCCTTTGAGGCAGCAG gattccaCCTGAATGAGCATCTCTACAGCATGATCATCCGGCGTTACGCAGATGAGAGCGGGAACATGGATTTCGATAACTTCATCAGCTGCTTGGTCCGGCTGGATGCCATGTTCC gcGCTTTCAAATCTCTTGACAAAAATGGCACCGGACAGATCCAAGTGAACATCCAGGAG TGGTTGCAGCTGACTATGTATTCCTGA